The following coding sequences lie in one Arachis hypogaea cultivar Tifrunner chromosome 4, arahy.Tifrunner.gnm2.J5K5, whole genome shotgun sequence genomic window:
- the LOC112796989 gene encoding auxin transporter-like protein 4, which translates to MMRQKQGEEAIVSNMSEVENEEQNNDQQENQSMFSVKSFLWHGGSVWDAWFSCASNQVAQVLLTLPYSFSQLGMVSGIVLQVFYGIMGSWTAYLISVLYVEYRSRKEKENVNFKNHVIQWFEVLDGLLGKYWKALGLAFNCTFLLFGSVIQLIACASNIYYINDKLDKRTWTYIFGACCATTVFIPSFHNYRIWSFLGLGMTTYTAWYLAIAALVHGQVENVTHSGPTKLVLYFTGATNILYTFGGHAVTVEIMHAMWKPQKFKYIYLLATLYVFTLTIPSAAAVYWAFGDELLNHSNAFSLLPKNAFRDSAVILMLIHQFITFGFACTPLYFVWEKVIGMHDTKSICMRALARLPVVIPIWFLAIIFPFFGPINSAVGALLVSFTVYIIPSLAHMLTYRKSSARQNAAEKPPFFMPSWTAMYVINAFVVVWVLVVGFGFGGWASMTNFIKQIDTFGLFAKCYQCKPPVVAAAPPPHSHPPSLHH; encoded by the exons ATGATGAGACAGAAACAAGGAGAGGAAGCAATAGTGAGCAACATGAGCGAAGTAGAGAATGAAGAACAgaataatgatcaacaagaaaacCAGTCCATGTTCAGTGTTAAGAGCTTCCTTTGGCATGGTGGCTCTGTTTGGGATGCATGGTTCAGCTGTGCCTCTAACCAG GTGGCTCAAGTGCTGTTGACACTGCCATATTCATTCTCGCAATTGGGGATGGTATCAGGAATAGTGCTTCAGGTGTTCTACGGCATCATGGGAAGTTGGACTGCATATCTCATTAGTGTCCTTTATGTCGAATATCGCTCcagaaaggaaaaggaaaacgTTAATTTCAAGAACCATGTCATTCAG TGGTTCGAAGTTCTTGATGGGTTGCTAGGCAAATATTGGAAAGCATTGGGGTTAGCCTTCAATTGTACTTTCCTCCTCTTTGGATCAGTGATACAGCTTATAGCATGTGCAAG TAACATATACTACATAAATGACAAATTGGACAAGAGGACTTGGACTTACATATTTGGAGCTTGTTGTGCTACCACTGTCTTCATTCCTTCTTTCCATAATTACCGTATTTGGTCTTTTCTTGGACTTGGAATGACCACTTACACCGCTTGGTATTTAGCTATTGCTGCTCTTGTTCATGGCCAG GTAGAAAATGTGACACATTCAGGTCCAACGAAGCTAGTACTGTACTTCACCGGAGCCACCAACATACTCTACACCTTTGGTGGACATGCAGTTACTGT AGAGATTATGCATGCGATGTGGAAGCCACAGAAGTTCAAGTACATATACTTGTTGGCTACATTGTATGTTTTCACATTAACGATTCCTTCAGCTGCTGCTGTTTATTGGGCttttggtgatgagcttcttaaCCATTCCAATGCTTTCTCTCTTCTCCCAAAGAATGCTTTTCGTGATTCAGCTGTTATTCTCATGCTTATTCACCAG TTCATAACATTTGGATTTGCATGTACTCCATTGTACTTTGTGTGGGAGAAAGTAATTGGGATGCATGACACAAAGAGCATTTGTATGAGAGCACTAGCAAGGTTACCGGTGGTGATACCAATATGGTTCTTAGCCATAATATTCCCTTTCTTTGGTCCCATCAACTCTGCTGTTGGTGCTCTTCTTGTTAGCTTCACTGTCTACATTATCCCTTCCTTGGCTCATATGCTCACTTATAGAAAATCCTCTGCCAGACAG AATGCTGCAGAGAAGCCTCCTTTCTTCATGCCAAGCTGGACAGCAATGTATGTGATCAATGCATTTGTTGTGGTGTGGGTTTTGGTGGTTGGGTTTGGATTCGGAGGATGGGCCAGCATGACCAATTTCATCAAGCAAATTGACACGTTTGGGCTTTTCGCAAAGTGCTATCAGTGCAAGCCCCCGGTGGTCGCCGCCGCACCTCCGCCTCATTCTCATCCTCCTAGTCTTCATCATTGA